ACGTCACGGTCAGCGCGCCGGTCGCGCGCACCCCGCGCAGGGACATGCACAGGTGCTCGGCTTCGATCACGACGCCGACGCCCTTCGGTGCCAGGTGCTCCTGCAGCCAGTCCGCGACCTGCTTGGTCAGCCGTTCCTGCACCTGCAGGTCGCGCGCGAACATCTCGACGACGCGGGCGAGTTTCGACAGGCCGAGGATCCGCTCGCCGGGCAGGTAGCCCACGTGCGCGACCCCGCGGAAGGGCAGCAGGTGGTGCTCGCAGAGCGACTGCACCGGGATGCTCTTCGCCAGCACGAGCTCGTCGTAACCCTCGTCGTTGGGGAACGTCGTCAGCTGGAAGTCCCGCGGCCGCAGCATCTCCGCGTAGGCCTTCGCCACCCGCCGCGGGGTGTCGCCCAGGTGCTCCGACGACGGGTCCTTCCCGAGCGCGCGCAGCAGGGCGGCGACCGCGCGTTCCGCCGCGCGCAGGTCCACGGCGTCGCGGTCGTGGACGACACCGAGGTGCCGCAGCGGCACGGGGTCACTGACGGGATCGACGGTCACGGAAGCCTCCTTCTAAAACCAAGTTGAGTCGACGTTAGAAGCCCGCCTGGGTTTTCGTCAACGATTATTTGTTTTAGAGTGCGGAGATGCACGAGTCCCAGGCCGGTGCGCTGGCCGCGGTCGCGGCGCTCGACGAGCCGACGCGCCGGCGGCTGTACGAGTACGTCGTCCGGCGCCCGGATCCGGTGAGCCGCGACGACGTGGCCTCGGCCCTCGGCGTGCCCCGGGCGACGGTCGCCTTCCACCTCGACCGCCTGGTGGAGGAGGGGCTCCTGGTGGTCGAGTACGAGCGCCGCAGTGGCCGCACCGGGCCGGGCGCGGGCCGCCCGGCCAAGCTCTACCGCCGGTCGGACCGGCAGGTCAGCGTCTCGGTGCCCGAGCGGCACTACGAGCTGGCCGGCGAGCTCCTCGCGTCCGCGATCGAGGAGGCCGACGAGAGCGGCGGCTCGGCGCGGGAGATCCTGGGGCGGCGGGCCCGCGACCACGGTGCGGAGCTGGCCGCCGGCGGTTCGGACGTCGTCGGCACGCTCGAGGAGCACGGGTTCGAGCCGCGCGTCGAGGGCGACGGCGTGCTGCTCGGCAACTGCCCGTTCCAGCGGCTGGCCCGGACGCACCCGCGGCTGGTGTGCGAGATGAACCTCGGGCTGGTCGAAGGCATGCTCGACGGCGCGGGCGCGCGCCGCCTGCGCGCCCGGCTGGACCCGCAGCCCGGCTTCTGCTGCGTGCGCCTCGCGCCCGCCTGAGGTCAGCCGCGCCGGGCCAGGTGCCCGGCGAGCGCGTCGTGGTAGGCGAACAATGCCGGGACGCCGCCGCTGTGCAGCACCACGACCCGGTGCCCGGCGCTCCAGCGCCCGGCCGCGTGGTGGGCGAGGAACCCGGCGAAGGTCTTCCCGCTGTAGACGGGGTCGAGCAGGACGGCCTCGGTCCGGGCCAGCAGCAGGATCGCGTCGAGGCACTCCTCGGTCGGGTCGCCGTACTCGCGCCCGACGAACTCGTCGTGGAGCTCGACCTCCGGCGGCTCGCCGCCGAGCCCGAGCAGCGTGGTCAGTTCCGCCCACCAGTGGTGGTATCCGGCGCTGCAGCCGGCGCTGTCCTGGT
This genomic window from Amycolatopsis mongoliensis contains:
- the folE gene encoding GTP cyclohydrolase I FolE, which codes for MTVDPVSDPVPLRHLGVVHDRDAVDLRAAERAVAALLRALGKDPSSEHLGDTPRRVAKAYAEMLRPRDFQLTTFPNDEGYDELVLAKSIPVQSLCEHHLLPFRGVAHVGYLPGERILGLSKLARVVEMFARDLQVQERLTKQVADWLQEHLAPKGVGVVIEAEHLCMSLRGVRATGALTVTSSLHGLLREEPKTRQEFFALTGVSA
- a CDS encoding helix-turn-helix transcriptional regulator — translated: MHESQAGALAAVAALDEPTRRRLYEYVVRRPDPVSRDDVASALGVPRATVAFHLDRLVEEGLLVVEYERRSGRTGPGAGRPAKLYRRSDRQVSVSVPERHYELAGELLASAIEEADESGGSAREILGRRARDHGAELAAGGSDVVGTLEEHGFEPRVEGDGVLLGNCPFQRLARTHPRLVCEMNLGLVEGMLDGAGARRLRARLDPQPGFCCVRLAPA